A window of Acidobacteriota bacterium contains these coding sequences:
- a CDS encoding pyridoxal-5'-phosphate-dependent protein subunit beta: protein MISFQDVQEARERISKYVRRTPTVRNRTLSEMLGTNLYLKLELFQTTGAFKIRGAFNKILSELEHARRAGVVAVSGGNHAQAVAYAGQVLGCRSVVLTHRSTPRNYIEATRGYGAEVIQLEDISEAFAKAHDYQDQGMLFVHPFDDPLVMAGQGTLGLEILEDVPELTDVFVSIGGGGLMSGTAVAIRSQKNVRFRGVETEGADAMALALAAGHPIEIRPTSIAKTLGAPSVSFHTLAMAKEHLLSVTVISDKEAVEALEVLLERAKVLTEPAASCTLAAALRLRESFRPDSHVVLILCGGNLGVEDLCEYHARFLKS from the coding sequence ATGATCTCCTTTCAGGACGTTCAGGAAGCCCGCGAGCGCATCTCGAAATATGTAAGGCGCACTCCCACGGTCCGCAACCGCACCTTGAGCGAGATGCTTGGCACGAATCTTTATCTCAAATTGGAGCTGTTTCAGACCACTGGTGCATTCAAAATTCGCGGAGCATTCAATAAGATTCTTTCCGAACTCGAGCACGCGCGGCGCGCTGGGGTTGTAGCTGTCAGCGGCGGAAATCATGCGCAGGCAGTGGCGTACGCCGGCCAGGTGCTTGGGTGCCGCAGCGTAGTGCTCACACATCGCAGCACGCCTCGCAACTACATCGAAGCGACACGCGGATACGGAGCTGAGGTCATTCAGCTCGAAGACATCTCCGAAGCCTTCGCCAAGGCCCACGACTATCAAGACCAGGGAATGCTTTTCGTCCATCCATTCGACGATCCGTTGGTGATGGCGGGACAAGGAACGCTGGGCTTGGAGATCCTCGAAGATGTGCCTGAACTCACAGATGTGTTCGTGAGCATAGGGGGAGGCGGCCTGATGAGTGGGACCGCCGTGGCGATCCGTTCTCAGAAGAACGTCCGCTTTCGCGGCGTTGAGACAGAAGGCGCCGATGCTATGGCGCTGGCCCTGGCTGCTGGACATCCGATCGAGATTCGTCCAACTTCGATCGCAAAGACATTGGGAGCTCCCTCAGTCTCTTTCCACACTCTGGCAATGGCTAAGGAGCATCTTCTCAGCGTGACGGTTATTTCGGACAAGGAGGCGGTTGAAGCCCTCGAAGTCCTATTGGAACGTGCCAAGGTCCTCACCGAGCCCGCTGCTTCGTGCACTCTTGCCGCCGCCTTGCGCCTGAGAGAGAGCTTTCGTCCTGACTCCCACGTTGTGTTGATTTTGTGCGGCGGGAATCTTGGCGTGGAGGACCTCTGCGAGTATCATGCAAGATTTCTGAAAAGCTGA
- the ypdA gene encoding YpdA family putative bacillithiol disulfide reductase — translation MKTAEGEIFDLLVIGAGPTGMACAIEAQRVGMRAVLVDKGCLVNSLFHYPANMTFFTTPELLEIGDIPFSSPNQKPNRSEALEYYRKVAEHYALDVRQYERVDRVDGSDGDFRVHTTDRFAHCHRHRSQKLVVATGYYDLPNYMNVPGEDLAKVMHYYREPHPYYDNDVLVIGGKNSAAISGLELWRHGARVTLVHRGPGMHKNVKYWILPDIENRIRNQEITAFFNSRVLEIGERSVLVEAPAGKIELPNDFVFALTGYHPDFDFLNAIGIELGGGECRPVCDTETLESNVPGIYLAGVIVAGARTSEIFIENGRFHGRQIAADLARKLSPQVARK, via the coding sequence ATGAAGACCGCTGAGGGCGAAATCTTCGATCTTCTTGTGATCGGTGCCGGTCCTACAGGTATGGCCTGCGCGATTGAAGCTCAACGTGTGGGGATGCGTGCTGTTTTGGTGGACAAAGGATGTCTGGTGAACTCTCTCTTCCACTATCCCGCCAACATGACGTTCTTCACGACACCAGAATTGCTCGAGATCGGCGACATTCCATTCAGCAGCCCGAATCAGAAGCCGAATCGCAGCGAGGCGCTGGAGTACTATCGCAAAGTTGCGGAACATTACGCATTGGATGTCAGGCAGTACGAGCGGGTCGATCGTGTTGACGGCAGCGACGGCGATTTTCGCGTGCATACAACCGATCGCTTCGCGCACTGTCATCGTCATCGCTCGCAAAAACTCGTGGTCGCCACCGGCTACTACGATTTGCCGAATTACATGAACGTTCCGGGCGAGGACTTGGCCAAGGTAATGCACTACTACCGCGAGCCTCATCCGTACTACGACAACGATGTTTTAGTCATCGGCGGCAAGAATTCGGCCGCGATCTCGGGATTGGAATTGTGGCGTCATGGCGCTCGCGTCACGCTGGTACATCGCGGACCTGGGATGCACAAGAACGTGAAGTACTGGATTCTGCCGGATATCGAGAATCGAATTCGCAATCAGGAGATCACTGCGTTCTTTAATTCCCGAGTGCTCGAGATTGGGGAGCGTAGTGTGCTGGTGGAAGCACCAGCTGGCAAGATCGAGTTACCGAATGATTTCGTCTTTGCGCTGACTGGTTATCATCCCGATTTCGACTTCTTGAACGCGATTGGTATCGAACTCGGCGGTGGTGAGTGCCGGCCGGTGTGCGACACGGAAACGCTTGAATCCAATGTTCCTGGAATTTATCTTGCAGGCGTGATTGTCGCCGGCGCGCGCACGAGCGAGATCTTCATCGAGAACGGCCGGTTTCACGGCCGCCAGATTGCGGCCGATTTAGCGCGCAAATTATCCCCACAGGTTGCTCGCAAGTAG
- a CDS encoding RNA polymerase subunit sigma-24 has protein sequence MESIEAKVAEPQTEELALVDAARHGDVGAFEQLIKRYDRNVFRIAQHITQNREDAEDVVQDAFIKAYQNLEQFQGNSKFYTWLVRIAVNEALMKLRRRKTSKTVSLDEDVETEEGSMPREVADWGPNPEQLYGQSELGDILQKTIQGLPQSFRTVFVLRDIEGLSTEETAEMLNLSVPAVKSRLLRARLQLRERLNRYFKKVKRDGAKPQ, from the coding sequence ATGGAAAGTATTGAAGCCAAGGTTGCGGAGCCACAGACCGAAGAACTGGCGCTGGTAGATGCGGCGCGTCACGGTGATGTGGGCGCGTTTGAGCAACTGATCAAGCGCTACGACCGCAATGTGTTCCGCATTGCCCAGCACATCACACAGAACCGCGAGGATGCAGAAGACGTCGTTCAGGACGCATTTATTAAGGCTTATCAGAACCTTGAGCAGTTCCAGGGGAACTCCAAATTCTACACCTGGCTGGTGCGCATAGCGGTAAACGAGGCGCTGATGAAGCTGCGCCGGCGCAAGACGAGCAAGACCGTCTCCCTGGACGAGGACGTGGAAACCGAAGAAGGCTCCATGCCTCGCGAGGTGGCCGACTGGGGCCCTAACCCCGAGCAGCTATACGGCCAATCTGAGCTGGGAGACATACTCCAAAAGACAATCCAAGGTTTACCCCAAAGTTTCCGCACCGTTTTCGTATTGCGGGACATCGAAGGATTGTCTACAGAAGAGACAGCGGAGATGCTAAATTTGAGTGTCCCTGCTGTGAAATCGCGGCTCCTGAGGGCAAGGCTCCAATTGCGAGAGCGCCTCAACCGCTACTTCAAAAAAGTAAAAAGGGACGGGGCTAAGCCGCAGTGA
- a CDS encoding glycosyl transferase, which yields MYSLTIVIPAFNEESRLEATLHKLDAFLKAEDWNAELIVVDDGSTDRTAQLVMRHMLEKPYMRLLQNHVNRGKGFSIRRGVEAALGDLILLTDADLSVPLNEAHKLLDAIKEGADIAIGSRGAQAGGSALAPWHRRLCSAGFRMLVQSVLRLRFEDTQCGFKALKRKAARLIFSRQRIERWGFDPEVLMLADKFCFIVKEVGVEVIHDDRSRLNIVSDSFRMFCEVLKIRYHLLFGVYNHPTPAYQVVSAPAAVAGESMETAPSKLAA from the coding sequence ATGTATTCGCTCACAATTGTCATTCCCGCTTTCAATGAAGAGTCGCGCCTTGAAGCGACGCTGCACAAACTCGACGCATTCCTCAAGGCTGAGGACTGGAATGCAGAGCTCATCGTTGTCGATGACGGATCCACCGACCGAACCGCGCAGCTCGTAATGCGCCACATGCTTGAGAAACCTTACATGCGGCTCTTGCAGAACCACGTGAATCGCGGCAAGGGATTCAGCATCCGACGCGGAGTCGAAGCTGCGCTCGGAGATTTAATTCTTCTCACCGATGCGGATCTTTCTGTGCCGCTGAACGAAGCCCACAAGCTGCTCGATGCCATCAAAGAAGGCGCAGACATCGCGATTGGATCGCGAGGTGCGCAGGCTGGAGGAAGTGCGTTAGCTCCCTGGCATCGGCGCTTGTGCAGTGCAGGCTTTCGCATGCTCGTCCAATCCGTCCTCAGACTTCGGTTTGAGGACACGCAGTGCGGCTTCAAGGCTCTCAAACGCAAGGCAGCGCGGTTGATCTTCTCACGGCAGCGCATTGAACGTTGGGGCTTCGATCCTGAAGTGCTCATGCTCGCCGACAAGTTTTGCTTTATCGTGAAAGAGGTCGGGGTTGAGGTTATTCACGATGATCGCAGTCGACTGAACATTGTGAGCGATTCGTTCCGCATGTTTTGCGAGGTTCTGAAGATCCGTTACCACTTGTTATTTGGCGTGTACAACCATCCAACTCCGGCATATCAAGTCGTCTCCGCCCCCGCAGCAGTGGCGGGCGAGTCAATGGAAACTGCTCCATCGAAGCTGGCTGCATAG
- a CDS encoding group 1 glycosyl transferase, producing MKVCLVTAFPPSSERLNEYGFHLAKEIKKRDLVSLTILADQMDRPAAELPGFDVDRSWKFNSVATPFALLRAARRHRPDVVWFNLVFSSFGDKPIPAFLGICTALLLRLFGFYTHITLHHVIEFIDLSNGTRFPRLYKLFGAIATKLMLFSGSLTVLLPSYRKVLLESYGGEYVHLRKHGVFSAAPKFPDISKRGNPEHRILAFGKWGTYKRPEILIEAFAHIADKFPNAKLVIAGSNHPMCPGYVESLRERWRDCQRIEFQGYIPEEEIGNIFSSATVLVLPYTSAGGPSGVAHQACEFAVPIIGSDIPDFRDMANTEELAMLFYETGNPESLAQVLTDLLENPTLQHEMAEQNFSVAVRTTMERVVGQYLHAFAKTLALKRRNKISKRSPVQAFDYWPSELPQATEAEQHFITVNS from the coding sequence ATGAAAGTTTGTTTAGTCACAGCTTTTCCTCCCAGCTCAGAAAGACTGAATGAGTACGGGTTTCATCTCGCAAAGGAAATCAAGAAGCGAGATCTCGTCAGTTTGACGATCCTCGCAGATCAGATGGACAGGCCCGCGGCCGAGCTTCCGGGCTTTGATGTTGACCGCAGCTGGAAATTTAATTCCGTCGCGACGCCGTTTGCTCTTTTGCGTGCCGCACGAAGGCACAGGCCCGACGTAGTCTGGTTCAACCTGGTGTTTTCGAGCTTTGGAGATAAGCCGATCCCAGCATTTTTGGGAATTTGTACCGCGCTGCTACTGCGGCTCTTCGGCTTTTACACACATATCACTCTGCATCACGTAATTGAATTCATCGATCTTTCGAACGGAACTCGATTCCCGAGGCTATACAAGCTGTTCGGAGCCATCGCGACGAAACTAATGTTGTTCTCGGGATCGTTGACTGTGTTGTTGCCGTCCTATCGCAAAGTGCTGCTCGAAAGCTACGGTGGGGAGTACGTGCATCTTCGCAAGCACGGAGTCTTTTCGGCAGCACCTAAGTTTCCGGACATCAGCAAACGAGGCAATCCCGAACATCGGATTCTGGCATTTGGAAAATGGGGGACCTATAAGCGTCCAGAAATTTTGATTGAAGCCTTTGCTCACATCGCCGACAAGTTTCCCAATGCGAAACTGGTGATCGCAGGTTCCAATCACCCGATGTGCCCTGGATACGTCGAATCGCTGCGCGAGCGCTGGCGCGATTGCCAGCGCATCGAGTTCCAGGGCTATATACCGGAGGAGGAGATCGGAAACATCTTCTCTTCAGCGACGGTTCTGGTATTGCCTTATACCTCCGCTGGCGGACCAAGCGGAGTTGCTCATCAGGCATGTGAGTTTGCAGTACCGATCATCGGATCGGATATTCCCGACTTCCGCGACATGGCGAATACAGAAGAGCTCGCCATGTTGTTCTACGAAACTGGAAACCCCGAAAGTCTGGCTCAAGTCCTGACTGATCTACTCGAGAATCCGACTCTGCAGCACGAGATGGCAGAGCAAAACTTCTCGGTAGCGGTACGAACGACGATGGAGAGAGTCGTGGGACAGTATCTCCACGCGTTCGCGAAGACTCTTGCATTGAAGCGACGGAATAAGATTTCAAAGCGTTCACCGGTACAGGCGTTCGATTACTGGCCGTCGGAACTGCCTCAAGCGACAGAAGCGGAACAACACTTCATTACGGTGAATTCTTAG
- a CDS encoding enterochelin esterase — protein sequence MHSLKTTTRLIRCLPVVLATLVSVLTFGQRPASTTARRPQAIMVHVTLAPGMPSPISGRLLIFLTSKRIDGDEIKPDEIDPHAVWVEAEEVHNLVPGKPLDLRSDAAAYPDSFSHLPSGDYAAMALLDVNHSYAYNGTAAGDLRGPVKRIGHIVAGRGGSISLVLDSVVPDLKINIPQSVEVISFTSSSLSIFWGRRIQMNAAVVLPPSYRNNPDRRYPTMYWTHGFGATFPAIVNRVAARFAEQVAAGTLPEMIYVLLDEHCPSGTHEFADSANNGPWGEALTEELIPYLEQKYRMDAKPSGRLLNGHSSGGWAVLWLQVAYPEFFGGTWPTAPDPSDFHSFTGPNLLANPPQNFYRNPSGSPWMLVRIKGKDQVSLEDFARQETVFGEYGGQMASFEWVFSPRADDGRPERLFDRATGKIDPAIASAWERYDIATIIRNNADRLRPLLQDKIHLTVGTIDTYHLDEPARLLEKTLRDAGIRAQFTYVEGRDHGNLYQGGLLAKITQEMMRVARPQQAASSPSGK from the coding sequence ATGCATTCACTCAAAACTACGACAAGACTGATCCGGTGCCTTCCCGTCGTACTCGCAACACTGGTATCCGTTTTGACTTTTGGGCAGCGTCCAGCATCCACAACTGCGCGCAGGCCACAAGCGATCATGGTTCATGTGACTCTGGCTCCCGGAATGCCAAGTCCAATTTCGGGAAGACTGCTGATCTTTCTCACGAGCAAGAGGATTGATGGCGATGAAATCAAACCCGACGAGATCGATCCGCATGCGGTCTGGGTCGAAGCCGAAGAAGTTCATAACCTCGTTCCGGGCAAACCCTTGGACCTACGTTCCGATGCCGCAGCGTATCCCGACAGCTTCTCGCACTTGCCTTCCGGAGACTACGCGGCCATGGCGCTCCTGGATGTGAACCACAGCTATGCGTACAACGGAACTGCGGCGGGAGATCTCCGAGGTCCGGTAAAGCGAATCGGACACATTGTCGCGGGTAGGGGTGGGAGCATTAGTCTCGTTTTGGATTCAGTGGTACCGGACCTCAAGATCAATATTCCACAGTCAGTCGAGGTCATCAGTTTCACTAGCTCCTCACTGTCCATATTCTGGGGACGACGGATCCAGATGAATGCCGCAGTCGTGTTGCCGCCGAGCTACCGGAACAATCCCGACCGCCGCTATCCCACGATGTATTGGACCCATGGCTTTGGCGCAACGTTTCCAGCGATTGTGAATCGGGTGGCTGCGCGCTTTGCCGAGCAGGTGGCAGCTGGAACCCTGCCGGAGATGATTTATGTGCTGCTCGATGAGCATTGTCCCAGCGGCACACACGAATTTGCCGATTCGGCCAACAATGGGCCTTGGGGTGAGGCGTTAACCGAAGAATTGATTCCGTATTTGGAACAGAAATATCGCATGGACGCGAAGCCGAGCGGCCGTCTGCTGAACGGCCATTCCTCCGGCGGCTGGGCAGTGTTGTGGTTGCAGGTCGCCTATCCAGAATTTTTCGGAGGAACCTGGCCAACCGCGCCGGATCCCTCCGATTTTCACAGCTTCACCGGACCGAACCTTCTCGCTAATCCACCGCAAAACTTTTATCGAAACCCTTCTGGCTCGCCGTGGATGCTGGTGCGCATTAAAGGCAAAGACCAGGTTTCGCTTGAAGATTTTGCCCGCCAAGAAACTGTCTTCGGCGAGTACGGCGGACAGATGGCTTCTTTCGAGTGGGTCTTCAGTCCACGTGCAGACGATGGCAGACCGGAGCGTCTGTTTGATCGCGCAACCGGAAAAATCGATCCCGCTATCGCGAGTGCGTGGGAGAGGTATGACATCGCGACGATTATCCGCAACAATGCTGATCGGCTGCGCCCGCTGCTGCAGGACAAGATTCATCTGACTGTCGGCACGATTGACACTTATCATCTCGACGAGCCCGCGCGCTTGCTGGAGAAGACGCTGCGCGACGCAGGAATTCGCGCCCAATTCACGTACGTCGAGGGCCGGGATCACGGGAATCTTTATCAGGGAGGACTGCTGGCAAAGATCACACAGGAGATGATGCGCGTGGCACGCCCTCAGCAGGCGGCTTCTTCGCCTTCTGGAAAGTAA
- a CDS encoding ethanolamine ammonia lyase large subunit (with EutC catalyzes the formation of acetaldehyde and ammonia from ethanolamine): MRFADLRELFAKANEVKSGDQLAGVAARSEQERVAAKCALADTLLAEIFAKPLLEDEVTRLIYDNFDEAAFAPIRSMTVGAFREHILSDLNSGEDLKSLEPGLIPEMAAAVAKIMSNKDLVLAASKMRNVTRCRNTLGETGVLAIRTQPNHPADDIGGILLAAFEGLLYGCGDAVIGVNPAADSVESVSAILHGLQRLVTAYEIPTQTCCLAHITTQLAAMERGAPVDLLFQSVAGTEAANRSFGINLSLLREGHERVHEHHRERSDVHWVGENVMYFETGQGSALSAEAHNGIDQLTLEARAYGVARAFAPMLVNSVVGFIGPEYLFDERQIIRAGLEDHFMGKLLGLPMGCDVCYTNHAEADQNSADNLLVLLSAAGCNYFMGVPCSDDVMLNYQSTSYHDALAMRRLFHLRPAPEFLEWLEIEGMYRNSQPAMLENTLRRELIGKAEELLGS, encoded by the coding sequence ATGCGCTTTGCTGATCTTCGGGAGCTGTTTGCCAAAGCCAACGAGGTGAAGTCGGGGGATCAGCTCGCGGGCGTCGCGGCGCGATCAGAGCAGGAGCGGGTTGCAGCGAAGTGCGCGCTTGCCGACACTCTACTTGCCGAGATTTTTGCGAAGCCTCTCCTTGAAGACGAAGTCACGCGTCTGATTTATGACAACTTCGACGAAGCAGCCTTCGCACCGATCCGCAGTATGACGGTTGGCGCTTTCCGCGAGCACATATTGAGCGATCTAAATTCTGGCGAAGATCTCAAGTCGTTGGAGCCGGGACTCATTCCCGAGATGGCCGCCGCAGTCGCGAAGATCATGAGCAACAAAGACCTCGTGCTCGCCGCGTCCAAGATGCGCAATGTAACCCGTTGCCGGAATACTCTCGGCGAAACTGGAGTGCTTGCAATCCGCACGCAACCCAACCACCCTGCAGATGATATCGGCGGCATCCTGCTGGCAGCGTTCGAAGGTCTGCTCTACGGATGTGGGGACGCGGTGATCGGCGTCAATCCAGCGGCAGATTCCGTCGAGAGCGTCTCGGCGATACTGCACGGTTTACAACGTCTCGTGACTGCTTACGAGATACCAACACAAACCTGTTGTCTTGCTCACATCACAACACAACTCGCGGCAATGGAGCGTGGTGCTCCGGTTGATCTGCTCTTTCAGTCCGTGGCGGGCACGGAGGCTGCGAACCGCAGCTTCGGAATAAATCTATCCTTGCTACGCGAAGGTCACGAGCGAGTGCATGAGCACCATCGTGAGCGCAGCGACGTGCATTGGGTCGGCGAGAATGTAATGTATTTCGAGACCGGGCAAGGTAGCGCGCTATCTGCCGAGGCCCATAATGGGATCGATCAGCTGACTCTGGAAGCGCGTGCTTATGGTGTGGCGCGTGCATTCGCTCCGATGCTGGTGAACAGCGTTGTTGGGTTTATTGGTCCTGAATATCTCTTCGACGAAAGACAAATCATCCGTGCAGGGCTCGAAGATCACTTCATGGGCAAGCTCTTGGGGCTTCCTATGGGCTGCGATGTGTGCTACACCAACCACGCTGAAGCTGATCAGAATTCGGCCGACAACCTACTCGTGCTGCTCTCTGCTGCCGGATGCAACTACTTTATGGGAGTTCCATGCTCAGACGACGTAATGCTCAACTATCAATCGACGAGCTATCACGACGCGCTGGCGATGCGCCGTCTCTTCCATCTTCGTCCTGCTCCGGAATTTCTCGAATGGCTCGAGATTGAAGGCATGTATAGGAACTCGCAGCCGGCAATGCTCGAAAACACGCTCCGGCGCGAACTGATTGGCAAAGCAGAAGAGCTTCTGGGGAGCTGA